From the Xiphophorus couchianus chromosome 11, X_couchianus-1.0, whole genome shotgun sequence genome, the window CGATGTTGTCAAGTGTAAGAAAAAggatatattttactttaattttttacaaataaaatggtttGTATTTGCTTTTAGCTCATTCTGCTGATAccctaaataaaaatgtaggaaTGTtcttgtgaaaagaaaacatgaccaTAAAATGTTGAATGATAATTCTTTATTCACACATTCATTggacaaataatgttttcagcTCCATCTAaatgatgacatttttattttttttggttatttttttttaattcagaagaGTGTATGCCTAAATTTTATCCCACCACCTCTACATTAAATACATTCTTAGATAAGATGAAAAGCTACGTAATGCCAAAATAAAGTAATCCCTTAAGCTAATTACAGCCAAGCAGGTAGGTGTTCTTCAGCACACGTAGCAACTTCCCGCTCAACAGGTCATACATGTACATGTAGAGGCCACTGTAGATGTGAGCATAACCTGAAAAACAGAGACTAAGGGTTAGACTCTTTGATGAATGGGAATAAGACCTAATCCATCAGACTCCGATGTACGGATAAGCAGGTACATCCAATGGCTGGATAGATGGATGCCTTGTATGTCCATATTTAGTATTAAAGTTGAAATGCTAAAAACTGCTGACATGGCCGAATGAGTCAACGGTTCCTGTCAGtcatgtttaaagtttaaatattggGCATTGTGGTCATCATGACCAATATTGAGCAGGAGTTTCTGCTCAGTTGATGAGCAGAAACTTGACAAATGAGCATTTGTACAAGCTAGCATTTGAAGTAAAGCTAATATTCCCTTAGATGTTAATGCCAATGCTATATTCACCTTCTTTCTCGGTGGCTGCTGCCACCTTGTTGCTCATTCCGGAAAACGTCTGTCTCACCCAGGAAAATGATTCCACAGCCTTTCTGCTTTCATCAAAActgaagcaacaacaacaacaaaaataaaacaaaaattatagaTGCATAAAACCAGGGCAAATAAATGATCCATGTTGTAAATGGAGATCAGTGCACATCTGACTCACGTTAAGTAGAAGTAGCCCCCCCAGAACAGATAGGTTTTTCCAGACCGAGCATCTTGAAAAGCAGCGTCGACTTTTGTCAAAAAACTTGGCAGACCGAATTCAGAGAGGGACTTTGGGTAGCCCGGTACCGGCTGGGTTCCAGAGAAGGCCCATACGTTAGAACCTTTAAACAAAACAGTGGCATCAAAGAATGACTAATGCTAAATGTGAAATAGGTCTGATCCGGTGAATGACTAGGGAGGAATATTACCTTTGAAAAGTAAGACGTTGCCAGTCCTTGGGTTCTCGTAAGCAGCATCAACGCTTGTTGGGGCGTTGGGCCAGAAGCTTGAGATAAGACTTTTTTGGGGCGTGCTGCTCTGGGAGCTGCTGTGCCACAAGTAACTGAGAGCAGATATGAACATAAGCATTAGGTGCTAATGCTAAGGAACAATAAACTTCAAAATTTTGATTTAGATGTCAGCATTTTGCCATGGGGGATGAATGTGTAATACCTGTccttgaagaaaaacatttctccttTCAAGGTGGTGACCGCATCAAACTCCACAGGTGAGCTGCAGACATCAGGGATGGTGGGAGCCTGAGTTGTAGTTGCTCTGGGATCTCCAGAAGGTTTTGAACCTGTTGTAGTTGCTGCGGTACCTCCAGAAGGATTTGAACCTGTTGTAGTTGCTGCGGTACCTCCAGAAGGATTTGAACCTGTTGTAGTTGCTGCGGTACCTCCAGAAGGATTTGAACCTGTTGTAGTTGCTGCGGTACTTCCAGAAGGTGTTGAACCTGTTGTAGTTGCTGCGGTACCTCCAGAAGGATTTGAACCTGTTGTAGTTGCTGCGGTACCTCCAGAAGGATTTGAACCTGTTGTAGTTGCTGCGGTACCTCCAGAAGGATTTGAACCTGTTGTAGTTGCTGCGGTACCTCCAGAAGGATTTGAACCTGTTGTAGTTGCTGCGGTACTTCCAGAAGGTGTTGAACCTGTTGTAGTTGCTGCGGTACCTCCAGAAGGATTTGAACCTGTTGTAGTTGCTGCGGTACCTCCAGAAGGATTTGAACCTGTTGTAGTTGCTGCGGTACCTCCAGAAGGATTTGAACCTGTTGTAGTTGCTGCGGTACCTCCAGAAGGATTTGAACCTGTTGTAGTTGCTGCGGTACCTCCAGAAGGTGTTGAACCTGTTGTAGTTGCTGCGGTACCTCCAGAAGGATTTGAACCTGTTGTAGTTGCTGCGGTACCTCCAGAAGGATTTGAACCTGTTGTAGTTGCTGCGGTACCTCCAGAAGGATTTGAACCTGTTGTAGTTGCTGCGGTACCTCCAGAAGGATTTGAACCTGTTGTAGTTGCTGCGGTACCTCCAGAAGGTTTTGAACCTGTTGTAGTTGCTGCGGTACCTCCAGAAGGATTTGAACCTGTTGTAGTTGCTGCAGTACCTCCAGAAGGATTTGAACCTGTTGTAGTTGCTGCGGTACCTCCAGAAGGATTTGAACCTGTTGTAGTTGCTGCGGTACCTCCAGAAGGATTTGAACCTGTTGTAGTTGCTGTGGTACCTCCAGAAGGATTTGAACCTGTTGTAGTTGCTGCGGTACCTCCAGAAGGATTTGAACCTGTTGTAGTTGCTGCAGTACCTCCAGAAGGATTTGAACCTGTTGTAGTTGCTGCGGTACCTCCAGAAGGATTTGAACCTGTTGTAGTTATTGTGATAACTCCAGAAGGATTTGAACCTAGAGGTGAAAAATTTCAGCACAATTTAAATTCATAATTTCTTGTTCACAGAATAAGGTATAatcagcatcttttttttttttttttacaagattcTTAACAATGGTTTGAACTTTCCCCAGAGATGTAATTGTTTAAGCACTAACCATAAAGCGACTGGATGCCTCTGACATCATCTTGGGGCAGAACAAAGGTGTTGGGGTCTTTGTAAGAGTACAGAGGGTACATGAGAGCAGCGCGATTGTCAGAGTGGGACAAGCCCAGAGAGTGGCCGAACTCATGGGCAGCAACCAGGAAGAGGACGTAGCCTAAAGCAGAAAAGTACATAATGAAACGGTCATCTTGGCCAATttctacaaagaaaacaaaatcccttCCCAAAATGATGTATAAATGACCAACTTACCTTTGCTTGAACGAAATGTGAAGGTCTCATCGTCGTCAAAGTGAGCGTCTCCTCCGATGTCAGGAGAAGGAGCAAAGGCGTGGGCAAGAGTACTGCCAGGCCCGTCAAAGGGGTAATTATCACCGTGTGCTGTTCGCAAAAAGTGTCTGATTAGTTTGCAAACCTTTTTCGATACAaccttttcaaacatgtttaatgtttcaACAATGAAGTGACTGAATCATTGTTGTGAATAGTAGTACACAGCAAAGTCTGCAAAGAACTTTTGCTGTTTTAGTTTCTCCCTTTTCATGGAGCCACTAAGGATGCAATCTTACTGCCGGTGAGACTCTACAAGAAAATTTGCTTCCACTCACATCGGCGAGCAAAGGAGATCATGATGTCAGCCGTGCCACTGGTAAGTTTTGTGAACCTCAGAGGAGTGACTTTGGCCCAAACCTCTAGAGCTCTTCGAATGGAGTCATCCACCTCTGCCTGAGACATGTCTGGGGTGTAATTCACAAAcctgttttacaaaaacaacagtcaACCACATCAGCACCATAGCTGGGTATGACATATTTTACTGTACAGGTCCTCTTCAGACCATCCACCTGTATgtgatggtgttttttttccatttgaggcCGTCTCCAAAAGTCGAATATCGGGCAATGTTTTCATCTGCGACTCCACAGCGGGGCTTCTTCATCACCTCCACGGTGTCGTTATCCAGAGTCCCCGTTATCTGGAGACCAAAGAATTTCTGCATCTCACTCAGCTTCTTGCTCATTGGGTTGGCTCCTTTCCGAGATAACGGCTCTTTCTCCTGTCAGGTTGAAGAATCTCTTCAGGTAACCCTGTTAAAGGAGACAGCACAACTCAATGTGAAGTCAATGAAACTTAAGGAATTAtccaggacagaaaacaaaacatacctTTGCAAAGCTTTCATCTTGCACTGTTACTTTGGAGACAGGCACACAGCAGACTGCGGCTGCAAAGCTTAGTAGCACGTAGACACCAAAAGACTTCATCCTTCTTTCCTGAGTTGGTTTGTAGTGATACCCACTGAAGTCAGCTGTTATATAGGGTGGATGGTTTGGAGAGTAGGCAGGTTAAGCAACCATCCTCTTGGGACAGAGACACGGGAAACATTGCATGGATGAAAAGGGATCAATGGATCAGAGGAGAGGAAGATAAGTCCAGAAAAAACCTCTGTAATTAGGACAAGACGTCAAATGACAGAGGCATGACAAGACTGATTGCTAAAGTAAATATAATGCCATAATTAAGTCAGTTAAATAGTATTGTGAAACAGCCAGTAATTTGTACTGTAtagatttcctttaaatattaatattgatgacttgaatacattttactttgattttagtTTGTATTTGAATATGTTTCTAATTAAAATCACTGGTTATTTATACCAAAGGCATCGCCTCCATAGCTACGTTACATTGACCTCTGTTTGCCCTTCCTTGAACACCCTGTTGTTTTGTAACATGTTTTGCGCTGTTGACATGCTAACCTGGAAACACACCATTAATGCATCACAAAAGCCTGTCTTTGTGTCAGCTGCTCTTTTAATCGTCTGCTCCATGCAGGTCGATGCCGGGAATCCAAAGATCTTCACTCACAAAAGTCTACTCCAGCCCTGAGGCTCCTGGCTCTGCCGAAAAGTCACTGATGGAGTCGGAGTGCTAATCTGTACAAGCTGGGTCATGCCGTGAACAAAAGCAGCCCTACTGTctacacattttaaagtttaccaTAAGTCAAACCACAATTTGAGTCCTTATGATTTTAGTGCAACTGCTGCAACCTGAAAAAGATATAATATGAACGTATGCTGTAAGGCACTGTGTGCTATCTGGGTACATTGTGCACAAAATAATTAAGGTTTAGCAAAGTTCTCTCCAGTTATCACTATTTAACTGCAGCTTTCCATCAATACGTCATAAAATCCTGTGTCACGAAAGAACATCCCATTGTAACACCGCAATCCTTTTGTCCCAGACTGCATTGTGGTTACTGTTTCATAACAGTGGGCACCGGGAGGGGCAGAACCGTCTTCATTGTGTAAAACGTCTCAGTTCTGATTGAACAACACACGTAAATACGCTGTGTTGAAACTGCAACCCAATGAACTGACAGACATTCGTGCTGCTGTGACACGTACATCTTCTGTGGTCTACAACAAAATCTGTCATATCTTTGACTAGTtttgatgaagtgatgaaactTTCGTCTGTCTATCGGTCGTGTCTTAGCGTCTTATTTTAGCCCCACTACTCATTCGTCATCAATCATGACTAAATATGTTGTGGTTATGATATCAGGAAGTAGATCCGCACGGAGAAATACCCCTCCCACACAATattattcagctgtttttcttttgttcaacacttaaacataaagaaatatgaCTAATTGTAGGATTAATATAATTACATGAACACCTGATGTTTTGAATCACAACAAGATGTACAAAACGTAAAcctatgtgttttattgatgagATATCTGgagtaatttaaataaaagcatgtatTTGAATCGAAATCATGGCTCCACAAGACTGGGTGAAGCTGTGTTGGTCAAGGCACTAGATTGCTAATTTCCCCGACATGTTTATGAGTGTATCATGACAGAAAGAAATGCACTGCATGTACGTAAAGAGAGACGACAGAACACACTAAAATATAATGAATTGCTGTGACAAACTGATTGTGTCGTGCGAATAGTGGAAGTATGACCGTCTGAATCATCATTCctgaaactgcaaaaaaagcattggaaactGTTTACCCTCTGACCTTTAAGATTCAGAACAACAATAACCAACGGAGAGTTAGtaccacacatacacacacgcacacgcacaaatatattatattaacaTTTACGAGTTTGTATCCCTATCTTTATTAGGAgattgttttgagttaattttacttgcgtatcaatcaatcaatcaaattttatttgtatagcacatttcagcagcaaggcatttcaaagtgctttacatcataacaaacacagaaatacaacgcaacatagaatcaacaatcaaaacacgacattaagtcaggtttcATCATTAAATTTAGTGTAATTCAAACCCTCACAAACCAAATTCACATTTTAGTCCTCACACCAACCTCCAAACCAAAAAATAGTTTTCCACCTCAATGGGTTTCAGACCcataaaagtgattttaaaacagaaaaagttttaaaatggtaaCAAAAACCATAAAGCACAAATTTGCATTCATGCATCATTCAGTATCAAACCGACATGCTAATATTAACATCTCATAAAAATCCCAgttcttcaaataaatatttgtgaaagATACGTAAGATCCAAAACCTCACAATGCTAAAATATGTGATGAATTTTCAGACcagcttcttctttttgatATGTTTTCCTTACAGAAAACATATCTTCCTCACTCTTTGCTATGTCTTTCTCATAATATAGACTTTGTTATGTCTGTGTTACGGGGAATCAGATCATCTTCCTGGAAATCTCTATCATATATTTACCCTTCTTCTGgatttaaaatgtaagaaatgtatttatatattttttagttggTCTGCCTGCGACATGGAAACACACAGTATATTAGCATATTCAATATTCTGGAACTTTATCATATTTCATCACAGTGCAACAAacctcagtttattttattgtgattgtaccaacacaaagtggcacAAAAGACATAAACACATAATTGTGTgaagaaaaaggttttctcttttttcccacAAATCTAAAGATCATGTTTGTCGcacaaattctcattttcaacaacaaaatgttcagaaaacttacaacagaaaacagtaaaaaatcataaaacagtaaaaaagaaaaaatctaaataattacaaaagttttcatttcttttttctgctgcagtgaaATCAAGTAAAATTCTCCATTCTTTGATATTTACCATTTCTTGATTGTCTTTCTTATCTGcagatttacatgtaaataaattaccTACTGTAACCAGCAGTAGGAATGATCTCAGAGtggaaaatctaaataaaactccCCACGGCATTGTCTACCTAACTTTTTCTTCAGAGCCACCATGAAAAAATTGCCACTCTCCTTCCCTTCAGTCGAGCAAAGTTATACAATCTTACATACACAGCATGCATGCACAGGATCTGGACGCTGGTACAGGCTTAATTTACTGTGACAAGCTGAATACTCTGGCATCAACGTAAAGCTGAACGAGACCATAACCTGAAtcatcatgtcattttatttttatcactttttcgTGCAGACAGTCAAATAGTGCTGGAAGTGAGacatacaaaaatacttttttttacaattttatttgatttatttaaatagaaacgcaaatagcaacacaaacaaagcaGACATAATTAAATGGtacaaataacacaaatgtaatacttaaaaaaaacactgtcattaaaaaaatccacattaatAGAATACAAAAGGACAGATTATATTTCTAAAGTGTGGGACAacacaacaacataaaaaggttttattattataaattatggaTGTAATTTTGGCATTAATTGAACCTTCATTGGTTTTCTTCAAAAGCTGATCTAGTAGTTGTTGCAGGGCAGGAAGTAGCTGTTTCTCAGTAGACGCAGCATCTGCCCCGTCCTCGAGCTGAACTCGTACATGTAGGGACCACTGTAGAGGTAGGTGTAACCTGCAGAGCAGAGATGATACGTGTTAGTGAGGAAAAAAGTACTGGATTGGACAGAATCACTGCAGTCATTTAGTCATTTCATTAATCATGTGCTTTTGGAAGCAACTCACCTCTGTTCTGTAAAGCTGCTGTCACCTTCCTGGTCATTCCAGAGAAGGTTTTATCAACTCGCTTTGGGAATCCTGAGTCCATCGCCTTTGTAGTCTCATCATAGCTGAAAAGGACaagataaaatataataattatttcttattaaaaagcAGGAAAGCATGTTGCTTGGAAAAGGAGAACAGACTCATAATTTTCTTGGACTTTACTTCAGGTTCACACAATTCACCACTGATTTCTGGTCTTGCTTGAACGCACCTGTAGTAATTGCTGTCAACGAAGAACAGAGTCTTTCCAGTCTCTGGGTCATTGAGGGCCGCATCGACTTTCTTGATGTCCTTTGGCAAACCGAAGCTGGAAATCGATTTGGGATAATCGCGTACCAGATCATAGCCACTGAATGCCCAAACTTGACGACCTGtcaagaaaaagtttaaagtagTTATTTGGGTGAAGCTATTTGGGTAGTGTATAAAAATACCTTCAGTCAACAAAGACAGAAATCAAATACCTTTAAAGAGAAAGACTCTGTCTGACTGCTCACTCTCGTAAGCAGCATCAACACTGTCAGGGGCGTCAGGCCAGAAGTTTGCTATGAGAGTTTGCTCAGGGGTGTTACTCTGGGGGTGGATACGCCAGAAGAATCTGAAAAAAGACATAGAGAAACTTAAAACACATCTTGGAGCAGATTTTTAGCAAGATAAATAATTGAGTCCAGCTGGCGTTATTGGAGACTTAAGTTTCTGCCATACCCGTTCTTGAAGAACAGCATCTCTCCTCGTAGTGTGGCAACAGCATCCAAGACCAGGGAGGAATCACAGGCATCAGGAGTGGGGGGAGCAGTTGGTCCAGGAGGAATTGGATCCTCGTTTTTGCCTGAAAAAATAGATGGTGTATTACATCACACCTCAGGAATAATGGAGAGGTTCTTGAACAATTTTAGTCTAAGCTAGTTTGTTCAAACATGGATTTTATGATACTAACCATAAAGCGACTGGATGCCTCTGACATCATCTTGTGGCAGAACAAACGTGTCTGGGTTTTTGTACGAGTACACAGGGGCCATGAGAGCACCAGGGTCGTTAGAGTGGGACAAACCCAGAGAGTGTCCGAACTCATGGGCTGCAACCAGGAAGAGGACGTAGCCTAGGAAACGGAGGATGGGTTACACCTCTTGTAGTTTAAATGAGGTAGGAAGGGCTGAGAGAGTGGTTGCTGACTGTGTATGGAATAAACCTACCTTTGTTAGTGCGGAAGGTGAAGGTCTCATCTTCATCAAAATGGGCGTCTCCTCCGATACCAGAAGAAGGAGCAAAAGCATGGGCAAGAGTACCGTCAGGGCCGTCAAAGGGGTAAAAATCACCATGTTCTGTTAGAAAGGACATATTTCATTATgattgaaacaaagaaagaaaaaacttttacaacTTCTAATATAATAATTGCAAAAAGAGTTTGATACTCACCACCACGACCAAAGGAGATCATGATGTCTGCTATGCCACTGTAAATCCTTGTGAATCTGAGGGGAGTAACTTTGGCCCAAACCTGAAGAGCTTTCTCAATGGATTCATCTACCTCTGCTGCAGACATGTCTGGTGTGTAGTTCTCTATcctgaagaaagaagaaaaatgttccaCATTAAACCACAGACAACATCTGTGATAGCACACATCACTGAATAGCTGATCTTCTGAGATCTCTCACCTGTATGTGAGGTCATTCTTGTCCCATTTCAGATTGTTTCCAAAAGTGGAGAACCGAGAAACATCTACGTCTGGGACACCACAGCGTGGCTTCTTCATCATGGCCAAGGTGTCAGCATCCAGGTTCCCTGTGATCTGAAGGCCAAAGAATTTTTGCATCTCCATCAGCTTCTTAGACACTGAGCTGATGCCACTTCTGAACGTTGGACCTCTTTCCTCTGTCAGGTTGAAAAATCTCTTCAGATAGTTCTGGTGGAGAGAAAGAACAGAGAGGCTTCAGTCTGCTGCTCTATATGTGCTAGTCAACATATCATTTGTTGAATTAAAAGAGCATTTAAGTTTCTTACTACAAAGTACGTTCAATAAACGTCAAATACACATACCTCTGCAAACGTCTCATCCTGCTGTGTGGGCTGCGACACCGGCATGCAGAACACTGCAGCCAAAAGGCTCAGGAGAAAACTCAGCGTGAACGTCTTCATGTTTCCTTGTTGTACTCAACCTGTGTCTCCCATCTGGAGGGAGCCGTTATAAAGGACCTGGACAGGGTGTGTTGAGCAACTACATGCTTCAGAGAGTGACTCT encodes:
- the LOC114152677 gene encoding LOW QUALITY PROTEIN: matrix metalloproteinase-18-like (The sequence of the model RefSeq protein was modified relative to this genomic sequence to represent the inferred CDS: inserted 2 bases in 1 codon), whose product is MKSFGVYVLLSFAAAVCCVPVSKVTVQDESFAKGYLKRFFNLTXEKEPLSRKGANPMSKKLSEMQKFFGLQITGTLDNDTVEVMKKPRCGVADENIARYSTFGDGLKWKKNTITYRFVNYTPDMSQAEVDDSIRRALEVWAKVTPLRFTKLTSGTADIMISFARRSHGDNYPFDGPGSTLAHAFAPSPDIGGDAHFDDDETFTFRSSKGYVLFLVAAHEFGHSLGLSHSDNRAALMYPLYSYKDPNTFVLPQDDVRGIQSLYGSNPSGGTAATTTGSNPSGGTAATTTGSNPSGGTAATTTGSKPSGDPRATTTQAPTIPDVCSSPVEFDAVTTLKGEMFFFKDSYLWHSSSQSSTPQKSLISSFWPNAPTSVDAAYENPRTGNVLLFKGSNVWAFSGTQPVPGYPKSLSEFGLPSFLTKVDAAFQDARSGKTYLFWGGYFYLTFDESRKAVESFSWVRQTFSGMSNKVAAATEKEGYAHIYSGLYMYMYDLLSGKLLRVLKNTYLLGCN
- the LOC114153711 gene encoding collagenase 3-like, with translation MKTFTLSFLLSLLAAVFCMPVSQPTQQDETFAENYLKRFFNLTEERGPTFRSGISSVSKKLMEMQKFFGLQITGNLDADTLAMMKKPRCGVPDVDVSRFSTFGNNLKWDKNDLTYRIENYTPDMSAAEVDESIEKALQVWAKVTPLRFTRIYSGIADIMISFGRGEHGDFYPFDGPDGTLAHAFAPSSGIGGDAHFDEDETFTFRTNKGYVLFLVAAHEFGHSLGLSHSNDPGALMAPVYSYKNPDTFVLPQDDVRGIQSLYGKNEDPIPPGPTAPPTPDACDSSLVLDAVATLRGEMLFFKNGFFWRIHPQSNTPEQTLIANFWPDAPDSVDAAYESEQSDRVFLFKGRQVWAFSGYDLVRDYPKSISSFGLPKDIKKVDAALNDPETGKTLFFVDSNYYSYDETTKAMDSGFPKRVDKTFSGMTRKVTAALQNRGYTYLYSGPYMYEFSSRTGQMLRLLRNSYFLPCNNY